In the genome of Epinephelus lanceolatus isolate andai-2023 chromosome 18, ASM4190304v1, whole genome shotgun sequence, one region contains:
- the pvalb6 gene encoding parvalbumin 6 — translation MAMSSILNADDIKKALDAFAVADSFDHKKFFEMVGLNAKSPEDVKKVFTVLDADNSGFIEEEELKFVLKGFAKDGRDLTDKETRTFLTAGDKDGDGKIGIDEFAALVKE, via the exons ATGGCAATGAGCAGCATCCTCAACGCTGATGACATCAAGAAAGCTCTAGATGCATTtgcag ttgctGACTCCTTTGACCATAAGAAGTTTTTCGAGATGGTGGGTCTGAATGCCAAGTCTCCTGAAGACGTGAAGAAGGTATTCACGGTGCTGGACGCCGACAACAGCGGCTtcatagaggaggaggagctcaa ATTCGTCCTGAAGGGTTTTGCCAAAGATGGCAGGGACCTGACAGACAAGGAAACCAGAACATTTTTAACAGCAGGCGACAAGGATGGAGACGGCAAGATTGGAATTGATG AGTTCGCCGCCCTGGTGAAAGAATAA